One Kitasatospora sp. MAP12-44 DNA segment encodes these proteins:
- a CDS encoding alpha/beta fold hydrolase translates to MTGAVAWRVRPGEPRAVVLVLHGGQVESTAPARPWHLAVVRMRGFVRSLERETAGGAVAVGLVRYRYRGWNGERAHAAQDVLAALDAVAADFGPVPVVLVGHSMGGRAALRAAGHPSVSGLVALAPWCPPEDPCEQLAGRSLVALHGDRDKVTDPALTRAFAARARAAGAAVAAIEVTGAGHGMLQRSAQWHRSTALLVAALLGLRDFPEQLASSLALRGAEPDGLRLALPTPAQWPPVGDPRLAGGRGRG, encoded by the coding sequence ATGACGGGCGCGGTGGCGTGGCGGGTACGGCCGGGCGAGCCGCGGGCGGTGGTGCTGGTGCTGCACGGCGGGCAGGTGGAGAGCACCGCGCCGGCCCGGCCCTGGCACCTGGCGGTGGTGCGGATGCGCGGGTTCGTCCGCTCGCTGGAGCGGGAGACGGCCGGCGGCGCGGTCGCGGTGGGCCTGGTGCGCTACCGCTACCGGGGCTGGAACGGTGAGCGGGCGCACGCCGCGCAGGACGTGCTGGCGGCGCTGGACGCGGTGGCGGCGGACTTCGGTCCGGTTCCGGTGGTGCTGGTCGGGCACTCGATGGGTGGCCGGGCCGCTCTGCGGGCGGCCGGCCACCCCAGCGTGAGCGGGCTCGTCGCGCTCGCGCCGTGGTGTCCGCCCGAGGACCCGTGCGAGCAGCTGGCCGGCCGCAGCCTGGTGGCGCTGCACGGCGACCGCGACAAGGTGACCGACCCGGCCCTGACCCGCGCGTTCGCCGCCCGGGCCCGGGCGGCCGGCGCCGCGGTGGCCGCGATCGAGGTGACCGGGGCCGGGCACGGCATGCTGCAGCGCTCCGCCCAGTGGCACCGCAGCACCGCGCTGCTGGTGGCCGCCCTGCTCGGCCTGCGCGACTTCCCCGAGCAGCTGGCGTCCTCGCTGGCGCTGCGCGGGGCCGAGCCCGATGGGCTGCGGCTGGCGCTGCCGACGCCGGCGCAGTGGCCACCGGTTGGGGATCCGCGGCTGGCCGGTGGACGCGGGAGAGGCTGA
- a CDS encoding chaplin yields MEKTMKDFRRALVLTCAAGALVLGGAGAASADATANGAAIGSPGILSGNVIQIPIHIPINICGNSINLVGIANPAFGNTCVNS; encoded by the coding sequence ATGGAGAAGACCATGAAGGACTTCCGCAGGGCCCTCGTACTGACCTGCGCGGCCGGTGCACTCGTCCTGGGCGGCGCCGGCGCGGCCAGCGCCGACGCGACCGCCAACGGTGCGGCGATCGGCTCGCCCGGCATTCTGTCGGGCAACGTGATCCAGATCCCGATCCACATCCCGATCAACATCTGCGGCAACAGCATCAACCTGGTGGGCATCGCCAACCCGGCGTTCGGGAACACCTGCGTCAACAGCTGA